From a single Oxalobacter vibrioformis genomic region:
- a CDS encoding EAL domain-containing protein has product MAEPKQHMSRQIAEEIVERSPSVSIRVTGPENGFSTLFVTENISSYGYSREDFVSGKIHWIDLVHPDDVDMVSDALKRHDEENTDQFSMVYRIRKADGTPMWITDATIVERSPEGKVIHYDCIMRDYTEAKSNIDKIEDSQRQKVVLNNILQGLHDVDLDKALQTILDRAGVYLDISRITLFEDSRNHTQCKAIHEWFNTGISPMMGRDDFVLNYENDLPEVTRSLMESGCIIINSDDDPKGSKKRFEMENVRASAMFSVYIQEEHFGFLCFDECVKNRDWDSDTIAFLENVTRLVSTALLRRRNEQAISNMALTDQLTGLPNRYYLETRLNHAVTKAKEIGQSGYVLFIDMDDFKIINDGYGHDYGDVILKAFASFLLENYKSESEIFRFGGDEFVILLHPENAGSVQRVINGLLARAQMSWNVLNKSFYCTLSIGVVAFPEENMDSKDIIKHADIAMYQAKRSGKNNYAFYNATQDNDSVERAELEKEMRESIDNNFSGFSVFYQPQTDNAGMVIGAEALLRWTLSDGTQVPPIQFIPLAEYLGLIVPVGEFVLRESAQVCRRVNETHPEFWTSINVSIRQFQQQDFLQRVMMIMEETGVNTANIVFEITEGMAMYDITRMKSLSEEFREHGIRISMDDFGTGYSSLSNMRELPIDIVKIDRTFIRDITTDAYSKSFIRLIIDLVHSMGRKVCVEGVETAEQLKYCQECNADYVQGFHLHVPVSLDEFEKIINLKQD; this is encoded by the coding sequence GTGGCAGAACCAAAACAACACATGTCACGCCAGATCGCCGAAGAAATTGTTGAGCGAAGCCCATCGGTTTCCATTCGGGTAACCGGTCCTGAAAACGGTTTTTCCACACTGTTTGTTACCGAGAATATTTCTTCTTATGGGTATTCCAGGGAGGACTTTGTTTCCGGAAAGATTCACTGGATCGATCTCGTCCACCCGGATGACGTCGATATGGTATCTGATGCGTTAAAACGTCATGATGAAGAAAATACGGATCAGTTCAGCATGGTGTATCGCATCAGAAAGGCGGATGGCACACCCATGTGGATTACGGATGCCACCATTGTCGAGCGTTCCCCTGAGGGTAAAGTCATTCATTATGACTGCATCATGCGGGACTACACCGAGGCAAAATCCAATATCGACAAAATTGAAGACAGCCAGAGACAGAAAGTTGTCCTGAATAATATCCTGCAGGGGCTGCATGATGTCGACCTGGACAAGGCATTGCAGACCATTTTGGACAGGGCTGGTGTGTATCTGGATATCAGCCGCATCACCCTTTTTGAGGACAGCCGGAACCATACCCAATGCAAAGCCATCCATGAGTGGTTCAATACGGGTATTTCACCCATGATGGGAAGGGATGATTTCGTCCTGAATTACGAAAATGATTTGCCCGAGGTTACCCGCAGCCTGATGGAATCGGGTTGCATCATTATTAACTCGGATGATGATCCCAAGGGGTCAAAAAAACGTTTTGAAATGGAAAATGTCCGTGCGTCGGCCATGTTTTCTGTCTATATTCAGGAAGAACATTTCGGTTTTCTCTGCTTTGACGAGTGTGTCAAAAATCGCGATTGGGACAGTGATACCATCGCCTTTCTCGAAAATGTGACCCGCCTTGTTTCCACTGCGCTGTTAAGAAGGCGAAATGAGCAGGCCATCAGCAATATGGCGCTGACAGACCAGTTAACAGGACTGCCTAATCGCTACTATCTGGAAACGCGCCTGAATCATGCCGTGACCAAGGCAAAGGAAATCGGCCAGAGCGGCTATGTCCTCTTCATTGATATGGATGACTTCAAAATCATCAATGATGGTTATGGACATGATTATGGTGACGTTATCCTGAAAGCGTTTGCCTCCTTCCTGCTGGAAAATTATAAGAGCGAGTCAGAGATTTTCCGTTTTGGCGGGGATGAGTTTGTTATTTTGCTGCACCCGGAAAATGCCGGTTCGGTGCAGCGGGTCATCAACGGACTTTTAGCCAGGGCGCAAATGTCCTGGAATGTCCTGAACAAAAGTTTCTACTGTACGTTGAGTATCGGTGTCGTTGCTTTTCCCGAAGAAAACATGGACAGCAAGGATATCATCAAGCATGCGGATATCGCCATGTATCAGGCAAAGCGTTCCGGCAAAAATAATTATGCTTTCTACAATGCCACCCAGGATAATGACTCTGTCGAGCGGGCCGAGCTCGAAAAGGAAATGCGCGAGTCCATTGATAACAACTTCAGTGGTTTTTCTGTCTTTTACCAGCCGCAGACTGATAATGCCGGTATGGTCATCGGTGCTGAGGCATTGTTGAGATGGACCCTGTCTGACGGTACGCAGGTCCCGCCTATCCAGTTTATTCCGCTTGCTGAATATCTCGGGCTGATTGTGCCTGTCGGGGAATTTGTCCTTCGTGAATCGGCGCAGGTATGCCGGCGTGTCAACGAAACCCATCCGGAATTCTGGACCAGCATCAATGTGTCCATTCGCCAGTTCCAGCAGCAGGATTTTCTGCAAAGAGTCATGATGATCATGGAGGAAACGGGCGTCAACACGGCCAATATTGTCTTTGAGATTACAGAAGGCATGGCTATGTATGACATTACGAGAATGAAATCCCTCTCAGAAGAATTCCGCGAACACGGGATACGGATCTCAATGGATGATTTTGGCACAGGATATTCCTCTTTAAGCAATATGCGTGAATTGCCGATCGATATTGTCAAGATTGATCGCACCTTTATTCGTGATATTACGACGGATGCCTACTCGAAATCATTTATTCGCCTGATTATCGATCTGGTTCATTCCATGGGCAGGAAGGTGTGCGTTGAAGGGGTGGAGACAGCGGAGCAACTGAAATATTGCCAGGAATGCAATGCGGATTATGTGCAGGGATTCCATCTCCATGTCCCTGTGTCTCTCGATGAGTTTGAAAAAATCATCAATCTCAAACAGGACTGA
- a CDS encoding helix-turn-helix domain-containing protein: MSQLSKSHTKKPKRDKSDSKVTSTSAKKGSNGKKSRNREIAGFRLINKIRTRAIELGLQDRYIADMIGVTPIYWYSIANGHRKISSLSKEKLKKIAEFLKIPTVQAMNLADVLDHDDFFLGRLEDQLSTSIDQMRNDPAWMCWAPSKEEWNSLSIGARTGIVMLYETVFYKSFLERAEIEFPEMRNKVRDFIEEKFPEKGNRLTEVDV; the protein is encoded by the coding sequence ATGTCGCAGTTAAGTAAATCTCATACAAAAAAGCCCAAACGGGATAAAAGTGATTCCAAGGTAACCTCAACGAGTGCGAAAAAAGGCAGTAATGGCAAGAAAAGCCGCAATCGCGAAATAGCTGGTTTCAGGCTGATTAACAAGATCAGAACACGCGCAATCGAATTGGGCTTACAGGATCGTTATATTGCCGATATGATTGGCGTAACACCGATTTACTGGTATTCCATTGCAAACGGACACCGGAAAATATCCTCTCTCAGCAAAGAAAAACTCAAGAAAATAGCAGAATTTCTCAAGATACCCACTGTGCAGGCGATGAATCTGGCCGATGTGCTGGATCATGACGATTTTTTCCTTGGGCGCCTGGAAGATCAGCTCAGTACCTCAATAGACCAGATGCGCAATGATCCGGCATGGATGTGCTGGGCACCAAGCAAGGAGGAGTGGAATTCGCTTTCTATCGGTGCGCGAACCGGAATTGTCATGCTGTATGAGACCGTTTTTTACAAGTCTTTCCTTGAACGGGCTGAAATTGAATTTCCTGAGATGAGAAACAAGGTCAGGGATTTTATTGAAGAAAAATTCCCGGAAAAAGGAAATAGACTGACAGAAGTGGATGTCTGA